The proteins below come from a single Rosa rugosa chromosome 2, drRosRugo1.1, whole genome shotgun sequence genomic window:
- the LOC133730706 gene encoding uncharacterized protein LOC133730706, producing MARMRVHMFLSGLDSEYDQVRGEILRKDPKFDLEQSYAYVRKVHSERQAMGHASESSAMAVQRKHGPSSRFSTPPRRPPGKANPYANTKCPVCGDLGHSRQRCYEVIGYPDWWDFTKKPRKNLGKAAVATTEETQPSNASANVAQSGHSDSADSWLWC from the exons ATGGCACGAATGCGAGTTCATATGTTTCTGAGTGGACTCGATTCAGAGTATGATCAAGTCCGTGGTGAGATTTTGCGCAAAGACCCAAAATTCGACTTGGAGCAAAGCTATGCATATGTTCGAAAGGTGCATTCTGAGAGGCAGGCAATGGGACATGCTTCTGAATCCTCTGCCATGGCTGTCCAACGCAAACATGGTCCTTCCTCAAGATTCTCAACTCCTCCACGTCGCCCTCCAGGTAAagcaaatccatatgcaaatacaAAGTGTCCGGTCTGTGGAGATTTGGGTCATAGCAGGCaacggtgctatgaagtgattggctaccctgattggtgggatttcactaagaaaccgcgaaagaaccTTGGAAAAGCTGCCGTGGCTACTACAGAGGAAACACAACCATctaatgcctccgctaatgtagcccagtcag gacattctgactcggcggattcttggttatggtgttag